A stretch of the Capra hircus breed San Clemente chromosome 10, ASM170441v1, whole genome shotgun sequence genome encodes the following:
- the RPUSD2 gene encoding RNA pseudouridylate synthase domain-containing protein 2 codes for MWLGGRLWLPVLGQVCSNLRCLAIARTWSACRRPMAERLSTGAEAASGLGAPAQQNGDAGGAARGEQPPGHPEPGGPGVEPVSEDTKQPSGNGERAPAAALGPAKRKKRRGAVAERVVPPPKKRRAGVSFGDEHFAETSYYFEGGLRKVRPYYFDFRTYCKGRWVGHSLLHVFGTEFRAQPLAYYEAAVRAGRLHLNEEPVQDLSIVLKDNDFLRNTVHRHEPPVAAEPIRLLAENEDVVVVDKPSSIPVHPCGRFRHNTVIFILGKEHQLKELHPLHRLDRLTSGVLMFAKTAAVSERIHEQVRDRQLEKEYVCRVVGEFPTEEVTCKEPILVVSYKVGVCRVDPQGKPCESVFQRLSYNGHSSVVRCRPLTGRTHQIRVHLQFLGHPILNDPIYNSAAWGPSRGRGGHIPKTDEELLRDLVAEHQAKQSLDVLDLCGGDLCPGAPDSTAPSSELSKDCLEEMAASAQKMDGAVEAAPGDLDGVPVTSGKATKIDVVNQETDPLCSECRRVPQDPSPQDLVMFLHALRYKGPDFEYCSPMPAWARDDWQEH; via the exons ATGTGGCTGGGAGGCCGGTTGTGGCTCCCGGTTCTTGGGCAAGTGTGCTCCAATCTCCGGTGCCTCGCAATTGCCAGGACTTGGAGTGCCTGTAGGAGACCCATGGCGGAAAGACTCTCGACCGGGGCTGAGGCAGCGAGCGGGCTGGGGGCTCCAGCTCAGCAGAACGGAGATGCGGGCGGCGCCGCGAGGGGTGAGCAGCCCCCTGGGCACCCGGAGCCGGGGGGTCCAGGAGTGGAGCCGGTCTCGGAGGACACGAAGCAGCCCTCAGGAAACGGGGAGCGGGCCCCGGCTGCAGCCCTGGGCCCTGCCAAGCGGAAGAAGCGGCGGGGCGCGGTTGCAGAGCGCGTTGTGCCGCCCCCGAAGAAGCGGCGGGCAGGGGTTAGCTTTGGCGATGAGCACTTTGCTGAGACCAGCTACTACTTTGAAGGCGGCCTGCGCAAAGTGCGGCCCTATTACTTTGACTTCCGGACTTATTGCAAAGGCCGCTGGGTGGGCCACAGCTTGCTCCACGTCTTCGGCACGGAGTTCAGAGCCCAGCCTCTGGCCTACTACGAGGCCGCTGTCCGAGCGGGACGCCTGCACCTCAATGAGGAGCCGGTACAGGACCTCAGCATTGTGCTCAAG GACAATGACTTCTTACGGAACACGGTGCACAGGCATGAGCCGCCAGTTGCTGCAGAACCCATCCGCCTGCTAGCAGAGAACGAAGATGTGGTGGTTGTAGACAAGCCTTCTTCCATTCCTGTCCACCCCTGTGGCCGCTTCCGACACAACACGGTCATCTTCATCCTGGGCAAGGAGCACCAACTAAAGGAGCTACACCCATTGCATCGGCTTGATCGCCTTACCTCCGGGGTCCTCATGTTTGCCAAAACAGCAGCCGTCTCAGAGAGAATTCATGAACAGGTTCGGGACCGGCAG CTGGAGAAGGAGTACGTGTGCCGGGTGGTGGGGGAGTTCCCTACCGAGGAAGTAACCTGCAAGGAACCCATCTTGGTGGTGTCTTACAAGGTAGGGGTGTGCCGTGTAGATCCTCAAGGCAAGCCCTGTGAGTCAGTGTTCCAGAGACTGAGCTACAACGGCCACTCCAGTGTGGTGCGGTGCCGGCCACTTACAGGCCGCACCCACCAGATCCGAGTCCACCTTCAGTTCCTGGGCCACCCCATCCTCAATGACCCCATCTACAACTCAGCCGCCTGGGGCCCCTCACGAGGCCGAGGCGGCCACATTCCAAAGACAGATGAGGAACTCCTGCGGGACCTTGTGGCAGAGCACCAGGCCAAACAGAGTCTGGATGTGCTAGATCTCTGTGGGGGTGacctgtgcccaggagccccagacTCCACAGCACCTTCCTCAGAGCTCAGCAAGGACTGCCTAGAAGAGATGGCTGCATCTGCCCAGAAGATGGATGGAGCAGTTGAGGCAGCCCCTGGGGACCTGGATGGAGTGCCTGTGACATCAGGGAAGGCAACCAAAATCGATGTTGTGAATCAAGAGACAGACCCGCTCTGTTCAGAGTGCCGGAGAGTGCCACAGGATCCCTCGCCCCAGGACCTTGTGATGTTTCTGCATGCCCTGCGCTATAAAGGGCCAGACTTTGAGTACTGTTCACCGATGCCTGCCTGGGCACGAGATGactggcaagaacactga